TATATTGACAATATGGTTAGTTAGTTATAATAATAAACATAACAAGGATACATGATTGGATATTTCTTGCGATTTTTTGATGGTTAGTTTTTTCTGATATTTCTATCTGATATTTACTAAAAGGAGAGGTGAGGGGGCATATCATTGTTCTATATACAGTTATAAAGAGAGAAATGAAAAAGTGCATATTTTGTGAAAGCGTTTACTGCAACTCAAAATTCATTGGAGTATTTTGTGTTTTTAAAAATTAATTGAATTTTAAAAAATAATAACAGATATATTGTAAAGCAAAGAAGGGGTGACATCTGTATGCAGGAGAAAATTACGAGAAGTATAGCTTTTACCACTTTTGTTGCGGCAATGGGAGCCTTTTTAGATGGATATGATTTATCACTTTTAGGTGGTGTGTTTTTGTTTATTAAGCCACTATGGCATTTAACGCCGGGACAAATAGGTTTAATTGGATCCGTAGGCTTCTTGGGGATGGCACTTGGTGGAATTATTTTTGGTAGAGTGACAGACAAACTTGGCCGGAGGGAATCATTTATAATTGATTTAATTATTTTAACAATCGGTGGAGTTTTATGTGCAGTATCACCAAATTTATCTATACTTGTAATTGGAAGATTCCTTGTAGGATTTGGAATTGGTGCAGATATCCCAATTAGTACATCCCTCATTGCAGAAATAAGCCCAACTGATAAAAGGGGATTCCTTACAGGAATGATGCAACCGTTCTGGTTTATCGGTGCAGCTTCATCTGGAGTAATTTCTGCACTTTTTGTCACATATGGAAATGACCAAGCGTGGCGCTGGATTTTCGGAACTGGTGTTATCATAGCGATAGTTGTCATCCTCTTGCGAATGCGAATACCAGAAAGCCCTCGTTGGTTGGCAGCAAAACAATCAAAAGAAACGATACGTGTTTCACAGGTGAAAACATTGTTTGTTAAACCTTACTTGTTGCCTTTAATTGTCGTAAGTTTATTTTGGTTTCTAGTTGTGGCTCGTGGTGCATCGTTCAATACTTATATGCCAATTTTACTGAAAATGTTTGGCTTCCATTCAAAAGCAGCTGCACTTTGGATGAATTCCTTATTATGGGGCATTTATGCATTAACAACAATTGGATTTACATTTTTTATAGATAAATTCAAACGTCGCACATTGGTTATATATGGGTGGTTATTCGATACGATTTTAACTGGATCCCTCGCCTTTGTTCACAGCTCACAAGCGGCGTTGTTTGTAATACTTATGCTTTGTTCTACTATTTTTAATCAGCTTGTCACGATTGTTTTGTATCCTTGGTCAGTGGAATTCTTTCCGACAATGCTTCGGGCAACTGCTCAGGGAATTTCAACGGGTGCACGTAACGTCGGTGGTGTTGCAACTTCTTTAGTTTTTCCAATCATAATGTCTTCATTCGGATGGGAAGGGGCTGTACTAAGTGTAGTAACCGTAATGGCGGTAGGGCTAGCTCTTGGGATTGTTCTTCGCCCGGTTGAGACTACAAAACGCTCCTTAGAAGAAATTTCAGATGAGCATTTAACATTAGGAGAGGTAACATCGGAAAATTCCAAAACACAATTCCATGTTTGAGTGAATGGCCTTGTAGAAACAAGTTTTCTGTTGTCATTGAAACCTAGTGAATTAACAAATATTCTAATACAATAGATTTTTCCTTAGAATAGTAGAAGAGGTCATTAAGAAAAGAGGAATTTAAATTGTCAGAGGCAAGAAAACCGAATGTTCTATGGGTATTAGTGGATCAAATGAGAGCACAGGCAATGGGACATCGCGGGGATCCGAATGTTATTACTCCGAATATTGATAGATTGGCTGTGGAAGGAGTCACTTTCTCAAACGCAATCTCTGGAACACCTCTATGTTCTCCTTTTCGCGGATCACTCATTACGGGGCGTTATCCACATCGTTCTTCTGTAGCTGCTTTAAATGATCCTTTGGATATGAAAATGCCAACTATTGCACATACTTTTAGGGAAAACGGGTATCGTACCTGCTGGATTGGAAAATGGCATTTGGATGGTAATCGTCCGGAATTAGATTTATCTTTTCCGGAAAATAAAAAAGAAAAACGGATAATTCCCGTGGAAAGAAGGGGGGGATTCGAAGATTGGTGGGGATATGAAAACAATAATCAACCATTTCATTGTTTTGTTCATTCAGATCAAAGGTCGTTTCGATTACCTGGATATGAAACAGATTCACTTACAGATTTATTAATCGGTTGGTTGAAAAATAGATCGAACGAGGATCAACCGTTTTTCGCCACTTTATCTGTACAACCTCCACATGATCCTTACGTTGCACCGCCTGAATCTATGGAAAAATATATTCCCGGAAAAATCGAATTGCGACCAAATGTCCCAAAAGTTGATGTAATCCAAGAACGTGCTAAACGAGAATTAGCAGGGTATTATGCAGCAATAGATCGAATTGATTGGAATTTAGGACGCATAAGGAACACACTATTTGAACTGGGATTGGATCAAAACACATACATTATATTTTTTAGTGATCATGGGGATATGCATGGTTCACATGGACAATTTCGAAAACAGGCCCCTTGGGAAGAATCCATTAGAATTCCCTTTATTGTTGGCGGCCCTACACGAAAAAGTTACAAGACAAAAAACTTGAACTTTCCAATCAATCATGTAGATATAGCTCCCACAACCTTAGGCATATGCGGCATACCCACTCCGAATGGAATGGAAGGAGCTGATTATTCATCGTATATATTGGAAGATCATGAGCCTGAAAACGTTCCAAATAGTGCCTATATAAGTTTACCTGTACCTACAGCATATCAAAAAGGTTTAATTCCTGAAGAAGGTGTAGATCGTCCGTTTAGAGGAATTGTAACAAAAGATGGTTGGAAATATATCGTTTTAGAAGGTCAACCATGGTTGTTATTTAATCTGCATGATGATCCTTATGAGCAAGTAAATATAGCGCATATTGCTATGTTTAAGCAGAAAAGAAAAGAATTGCAAGAACAATTGGAATGTTGGATACGTCAAACCGATGATACATTTTTACTCCCTGATAGTAATGTTTGAAGGACAATCATAAACATTGGTTTTTAAATATTTTAAAAATGTTAAATAGGGGTGTGACTATGAATGTTTTATTTATTATGACGGATGAACATCGTAAAGATGCAATGGGGTGTGCCAATCATTCTATTGTAAAAACGCCAAACTTAGATAAGCTGGCTGAAAATGGAGTTCGATTTACAAATGCTTATTGTAATAGCCCTCTTTGTGTGCCCAGTCGAGCTAGTTTTGCTACAGGAAGATATGTACATGAAATAAAATGTTGGGACAATGCAAAACCTTATTCAGGAAACCCAGAAAGTTGGGGGCATTTTTTATCTGAGAATGGAGTTAGCGTAACAACAGTAGGAAAGTTACATTTCCTTGATGGAGGAGGGGATGGCTTTTATGATCAAAGGTTTCCGGAACATTTGAAACTGCCTGGAGATATTGAGGGGCTTTATAGAGATCCAATACGAAAGAGGAAGGATGGAAGAAATAGAATTATAGAAGCGTGTGAAGGCGATTTTTGGGTGGATCGTACGGAACAGGAAACAGAAGAAGCAATTCGATTTTTAAAATTTGAAGCAGCTAAAAAAGATAAGCCATGGGTTTTGTGGGTTAGCTATTTGCCACCGCATTTTCCTTTAATCGTTCCTGAAAAGTATTATAAAATGTACCCGGAACAGAAAGTAGATCTTCCATTTGATAATCCAAGTCTGGATAACCATCCGATTCTTGATGAGCTTAGGTTACACTTTGATGGACAAAACATTGATGAAGCGACATTACGTAAGACAAGATCCGCATATTACGGTCTCTGTTCTTTTATCGACGATCATGTCGGAAGGGTTCTTCAGGTTTTAAAAGATAGTGGATTAGAAGAAGATACGCTTGTCATTTATACCAGTGATCATGGGGAATCTTTAGGAGATCATGATCTTTGGTGGAAATGTTCCATGTATGAGGAAAGTGTCGGAATACCTTTAATTATATCCGGTCCCGGGATTCCAAAAGGAAGTACGATCTCATCACCAGTTTCATTAATTGACATAACCAGTACGATTGCTGAATCTGTAGGGATTCAACCGCATCCCGAATGGAAAGGCAAATCTCTATTGCAATTACTTAACGGGAATGCTATTGAATCACAAAATGAAATTGTATTTAGTGAATATCATGCACATGGAACCAGTCATGGAATTTTTATGATTCGAAAAGGAAAGTACAAATATATATACTTTCCACATAATCGTTCGCAACTTTTCGATTTGGAATCGGATCCTAAAGAAATGGTGAATTTAGCTGAAAATCCTGCATTTGAAGAAATAAAGGCACAGTTGTATTACGAATTGAGAAAAATTGTTGATCCTGAACGTATTGATGCACAAGCGCTCGCAGATCAAAAACAAAGACTGAAAGAATATCAACAACATCAAGAATTGCATCAATAACATCATTATTTGATAACGTTTTAAGGGCAACCCAAATATAGTAACTTATGGATTGCCCTTCGTAATGCAGTTAAGATCGAATTCAATACTAAATATCAAAGTTGTGCAAAAGTTCCTGGCTTCCAAATCTTTTGATGATATTCTTTTGAAAATAAATGTTTGATAACCATAGCCGAAGATCCTTTTATCTCAACTTTTTCTGTGAATTTGGAAAAAGATATGTTGACATTCCTCGTAACAGGTAAGGCTCTTTTTTTTGCAACCTCTTCAATTTTATTTTTTAATCTTTCGCCTGCTAGTGTAATATCGCCCTGAATAATTAGTTTTTCCGGATTAAACACATTTAAGATATTTGCGATCCCAACTCCCAACCAGTAACCAGTGTAGTTTAGTAAAACATCTGATACGAATGGATCACCATCATGAAATTGTTGTATAATCTCTATAAGATTATTTTCTTGATATTTTGAATTTTTTTTACATAGTTCTTTCAAAAAGGCTGAAACAGAAGCAAGAGCTTCCCAGCAACCATAATTTCCACAACTGCAGAGAGGACCATTATCGACAAGCGTAGTATGAGCGAATGTAACAGCTCCATTCTGAGATCCCCGATAGATTTCATCCTGAATTACAACTCCTGTGCCAATTCCATGAGACATAGTTACGCAAATTAAAGAATGGCAATTTGTGTTATTGCCAATAAGAGTTTCACCATACGTAATTGCTCGGGCATCATTCTCAATAAAAACAGGAACTTGTAGCCGATTAGTTAGATACTTTCCTATATCAACATCACTCC
Above is a window of Fodinisporobacter ferrooxydans DNA encoding:
- a CDS encoding MFS transporter — its product is MQEKITRSIAFTTFVAAMGAFLDGYDLSLLGGVFLFIKPLWHLTPGQIGLIGSVGFLGMALGGIIFGRVTDKLGRRESFIIDLIILTIGGVLCAVSPNLSILVIGRFLVGFGIGADIPISTSLIAEISPTDKRGFLTGMMQPFWFIGAASSGVISALFVTYGNDQAWRWIFGTGVIIAIVVILLRMRIPESPRWLAAKQSKETIRVSQVKTLFVKPYLLPLIVVSLFWFLVVARGASFNTYMPILLKMFGFHSKAAALWMNSLLWGIYALTTIGFTFFIDKFKRRTLVIYGWLFDTILTGSLAFVHSSQAALFVILMLCSTIFNQLVTIVLYPWSVEFFPTMLRATAQGISTGARNVGGVATSLVFPIIMSSFGWEGAVLSVVTVMAVGLALGIVLRPVETTKRSLEEISDEHLTLGEVTSENSKTQFHV
- a CDS encoding ROK family transcriptional regulator; its protein translation is MKLNTLKKSLRINDLKESNRIKILELIRQGICSRVEISKVLGMSKPAVSSIVEELISEGLVLEKGHGPSTISGGKKPILLNFNFKAGTIIAVYFNERWYEIALTDLATNIISYAKKSTAIYKDYKRTLDDLIHDIQDLINQRHNNNLPPILACGIAIKGLVNPQQGTLKYSAALPDWSDVDIGKYLTNRLQVPVFIENDARAITYGETLIGNNTNCHSLICVTMSHGIGTGVVIQDEIYRGSQNGAVTFAHTTLVDNGPLCSCGNYGCWEALASVSAFLKELCKKNSKYQENNLIEIIQQFHDGDPFVSDVLLNYTGYWLGVGIANILNVFNPEKLIIQGDITLAGERLKNKIEEVAKKRALPVTRNVNISFSKFTEKVEIKGSSAMVIKHLFSKEYHQKIWKPGTFAQL
- a CDS encoding sulfatase family protein: MSEARKPNVLWVLVDQMRAQAMGHRGDPNVITPNIDRLAVEGVTFSNAISGTPLCSPFRGSLITGRYPHRSSVAALNDPLDMKMPTIAHTFRENGYRTCWIGKWHLDGNRPELDLSFPENKKEKRIIPVERRGGFEDWWGYENNNQPFHCFVHSDQRSFRLPGYETDSLTDLLIGWLKNRSNEDQPFFATLSVQPPHDPYVAPPESMEKYIPGKIELRPNVPKVDVIQERAKRELAGYYAAIDRIDWNLGRIRNTLFELGLDQNTYIIFFSDHGDMHGSHGQFRKQAPWEESIRIPFIVGGPTRKSYKTKNLNFPINHVDIAPTTLGICGIPTPNGMEGADYSSYILEDHEPENVPNSAYISLPVPTAYQKGLIPEEGVDRPFRGIVTKDGWKYIVLEGQPWLLFNLHDDPYEQVNIAHIAMFKQKRKELQEQLECWIRQTDDTFLLPDSNV
- a CDS encoding sulfatase-like hydrolase/transferase, translated to MNVLFIMTDEHRKDAMGCANHSIVKTPNLDKLAENGVRFTNAYCNSPLCVPSRASFATGRYVHEIKCWDNAKPYSGNPESWGHFLSENGVSVTTVGKLHFLDGGGDGFYDQRFPEHLKLPGDIEGLYRDPIRKRKDGRNRIIEACEGDFWVDRTEQETEEAIRFLKFEAAKKDKPWVLWVSYLPPHFPLIVPEKYYKMYPEQKVDLPFDNPSLDNHPILDELRLHFDGQNIDEATLRKTRSAYYGLCSFIDDHVGRVLQVLKDSGLEEDTLVIYTSDHGESLGDHDLWWKCSMYEESVGIPLIISGPGIPKGSTISSPVSLIDITSTIAESVGIQPHPEWKGKSLLQLLNGNAIESQNEIVFSEYHAHGTSHGIFMIRKGKYKYIYFPHNRSQLFDLESDPKEMVNLAENPAFEEIKAQLYYELRKIVDPERIDAQALADQKQRLKEYQQHQELHQ